One part of the Saprospiraceae bacterium genome encodes these proteins:
- a CDS encoding DoxX family protein has translation MKITKILFWVTTSFLFLTQGIMPILTIHAEDTKDAMNQLGYPTYFGIMLAVFKFFGGFVLMIPKIPSRIKEWAYAGFTFDFIAALVSIIVVYGIGTTTLIPIIVIAILTLSYVSYHKLNPTV, from the coding sequence ATGAAAATAACTAAAATCTTGTTTTGGGTAACAACAAGCTTTCTCTTTTTAACGCAAGGTATTATGCCTATTTTGACTATCCATGCTGAAGACACAAAAGATGCCATGAATCAATTAGGCTACCCTACTTACTTTGGAATTATGTTGGCTGTTTTTAAATTTTTTGGTGGCTTCGTTTTGATGATTCCTAAGATTCCTTCCAGAATTAAAGAGTGGGCATATGCAGGCTTTACATTTGACTTTATTGCAGCATTGGTAAGTATTATTGTTGTATATGGGATTGGAACAACAACTTTAATTCCAATAATAGTTATAGCCATATTGACGCTCTCATATGTAAGCTATCATAAATTAAATCCAACAGTATAA
- a CDS encoding SRPBCC domain-containing protein, translating into MTTKITVNTTVIASIENVWKAWTTPNDILQWNHASDDWHTTKVENNLEAGGTFSFRMEAKDGSFGFDFNGIYDCIKINELIEYTMADGRTSIITFSTHDNEVFISQTFDAETQNTIELQQFGWQSIMNNFKKYIDNENN; encoded by the coding sequence ATGACAACAAAAATTACAGTAAACACTACCGTAATTGCTTCGATTGAAAATGTATGGAAAGCGTGGACCACACCAAATGATATCCTGCAATGGAACCATGCATCGGATGATTGGCATACAACTAAAGTGGAAAATAATTTGGAAGCAGGAGGAACATTTAGTTTTAGAATGGAAGCTAAAGATGGAAGTTTCGGCTTTGATTTTAATGGCATTTATGACTGCATTAAAATAAATGAACTAATAGAATATACTATGGCGGATGGAAGAACTTCAATAATAACTTTTAGTACACATGACAATGAAGTTTTTATTAGTCAAACGTTTGATGCAGAAACACAAAACACCATTGAATTACAACAATTTGGTTGGCAATCCATCATGAATAATTTTAAAAAATATATAGATAATGAAAATAACTAA
- a CDS encoding SRPBCC domain-containing protein: protein MTQKLLMEFTVNKENNSISVKREFAAACPLVWDAYTKPEILDQWWAPEPWKTKTKSMDFREGGHWHYAMVGPAGEEHWAWADYEHIQIYHVFTGLDAFADIDGNINQNLPQSKWEVKFINKDPHTFVELYITYPDLEQLEATIQMGFKDGLTMAMEGLDRYFTKQIK from the coding sequence ATGACTCAAAAATTATTAATGGAATTTACTGTAAACAAAGAGAATAATTCAATTTCAGTAAAAAGAGAATTTGCAGCCGCGTGTCCTTTAGTTTGGGATGCTTATACGAAACCAGAAATACTTGACCAATGGTGGGCGCCTGAACCATGGAAAACGAAAACAAAATCAATGGACTTCAGAGAAGGCGGTCATTGGCATTATGCAATGGTTGGACCAGCAGGTGAGGAACATTGGGCATGGGCTGATTACGAACATATTCAAATCTATCATGTGTTCACAGGACTCGATGCATTTGCAGATATTGATGGGAACATAAACCAAAATTTACCGCAATCAAAATGGGAAGTAAAATTTATTAACAAAGATCCACATACATTCGTTGAATTATACATTACATATCCTGATTTAGAACAACTTGAAGCAACTATTCAAATGGGCTTCAAAGATGGCTTAACCATGGCTATGGAAGGCTTAGACAGATATTTTACAAAACAAATAAAATAA
- a CDS encoding winged helix-turn-helix transcriptional regulator, giving the protein MEIRRDVFQAIADPTRRAILGLIALHAMTPNALTEHFETSRQAVSKHIKILTECQLIFQEQNGREIYYHFNPKKMKEIADWLAPFQKMWEDRFNQLDKVLLNLKNKKHGNRKVR; this is encoded by the coding sequence ATGGAAATAAGACGCGACGTTTTCCAAGCAATTGCAGATCCGACAAGGAGAGCAATTCTTGGGCTTATTGCTTTACATGCAATGACCCCGAATGCACTTACGGAACATTTTGAAACGAGTAGACAAGCTGTTTCAAAGCACATAAAAATATTAACCGAATGTCAACTTATATTTCAGGAACAAAATGGCCGAGAAATTTACTATCATTTTAATCCTAAAAAAATGAAAGAAATTGCCGACTGGTTAGCGCCCTTTCAAAAAATGTGGGAAGACCGGTTTAACCAACTTGACAAGGTATTACTCAATTTAAAAAACAAAAAGCATGGAAATAGAAAAGTTAGATAG
- a CDS encoding DUF4256 domain-containing protein has translation MTISKKMELSTKQSEELINILKVRFEKNMNRHNGLEWANVQKKLETNNGKLWSLNEMEITGGEPDVIAYDKKTEEYIFYDCSAESPKGRRSVCYDREALDSRKKFKPENNALDMAGAMGIEILNEAQYRDLQKVGTFDTKTSSWVKTPPDIRKLGGALFTDFRYNHVFVYHNGASSYYAARGFRGLLRV, from the coding sequence ATGACAATTAGTAAAAAAATGGAATTATCAACTAAACAAAGTGAAGAACTAATCAACATTTTAAAAGTCCGGTTCGAAAAAAATATGAATCGGCATAACGGGCTCGAATGGGCCAATGTGCAAAAGAAACTCGAAACAAATAATGGAAAACTATGGTCGCTCAATGAAATGGAAATAACAGGAGGAGAACCGGATGTGATTGCTTATGATAAAAAAACAGAAGAATACATATTTTATGACTGCTCAGCAGAAAGTCCAAAAGGTCGCAGAAGTGTTTGTTACGACCGGGAAGCGCTGGATTCCAGGAAGAAATTCAAACCAGAAAATAATGCACTCGATATGGCTGGAGCAATGGGTATAGAAATTTTGAATGAGGCGCAATATAGAGACTTACAGAAAGTTGGGACTTTTGATACAAAAACATCTAGCTGGGTGAAAACACCTCCTGACATAAGAAAACTTGGTGGAGCTCTTTTTACTGATTTTCGTTATAATCATGTTTTCGTTTATCACAATGGTGCCTCTTCGTATTATGCTGCAAGGGGTTTCCGGGGTTTGTTAAGGGTTTAA
- a CDS encoding T9SS type A sorting domain-containing protein, translating to MMILKISTTLLFLICFLTPAIEAQSNTLSAGGNASSASGSVSFSIGQPDYISASGITGNLNQGLQQPFEFFIITGTQEDKINLRFNTFPNPTKQILNLEINMEDVTNLKYQIYNLNAQLIKNELIKSKNTIIDLNLLLNGTYILKINRGQQELKSFKIIKN from the coding sequence ATGATGATTCTTAAAATCAGTACTACCCTTCTCTTTCTCATTTGTTTTTTAACTCCTGCTATCGAAGCGCAATCTAATACTTTATCCGCAGGAGGAAATGCAAGCTCTGCATCCGGATCCGTAAGTTTTTCCATTGGTCAACCCGATTACATTTCTGCTTCCGGTATTACAGGAAATCTTAATCAAGGATTACAACAACCTTTCGAGTTCTTTATCATCACAGGTACTCAAGAAGACAAAATCAACCTACGTTTTAATACATTCCCAAATCCAACGAAGCAAATACTTAATTTGGAAATTAATATGGAGGATGTAACCAATTTAAAATATCAGATATATAATTTAAATGCACAACTGATAAAAAATGAATTAATCAAATCAAAAAACACTATAATTGACTTAAACTTACTTTTGAATGGAACTTACATATTAAAAATCAATCGCGGCCAGCAAGAATTAAAAAGTTTTAAAATTATTAAAAATTAA
- a CDS encoding sugar porter family MFS transporter, which translates to MKNKYVLYYSALVAALSGFLFGFDTVVISGAEQDIQKIWQLNSFMHGLTISMALWGTVLGALIGGLPNEYWGRKNTLVLVGFLYLISAIGSAFASDVYSLIIFRFIGGIGIGISTIAAPLYITEISPPEKRGKLTGMFQFNIVLGILIAYISNALLSHLGPDSWRYMLGVQAIPSIIYILLCIGLPESPRWLIIRKKNTAKASEIFYTINPIASEKEITDLVHNISISTSTENNKRTFFTKSMWKPISLAFFIAFFNQMSGINAILYFAPRIFELTGLGQEASLLQSIGIGLVNLVFTLMGLYLIDKVGRKTLLYWGSFGYIISLGLCSWAFASGFVEIVPYCIFAFIAAHAIGQGAVIWVFISEIFPNQYRNAGQSLGSFTHWFFAALLTLIFPKMVTIFNPALIFGIFCILMVVQLFWIKIWVLETKGIALENMEKKLGI; encoded by the coding sequence ATGAAAAATAAATATGTATTATACTACAGTGCCTTGGTCGCTGCGCTCTCAGGATTTCTATTTGGGTTTGATACCGTTGTTATCTCCGGAGCAGAACAGGATATTCAAAAGATTTGGCAGCTCAACAGTTTTATGCATGGCTTGACAATTAGCATGGCACTTTGGGGTACCGTTTTGGGAGCTTTAATAGGTGGACTCCCTAACGAATATTGGGGACGAAAAAACACCTTGGTACTTGTTGGATTTCTTTACCTTATTTCGGCTATCGGATCGGCCTTTGCTTCAGATGTGTATTCCTTGATCATTTTCAGATTTATAGGCGGTATAGGCATCGGAATATCTACCATTGCAGCCCCACTTTATATTACTGAAATATCACCACCTGAAAAGCGTGGAAAATTAACAGGTATGTTTCAATTCAATATCGTGCTGGGAATTTTAATAGCCTATATTTCAAATGCTTTACTTAGCCACCTTGGCCCAGACTCCTGGCGATATATGCTGGGAGTGCAAGCAATTCCATCTATAATCTATATTCTGTTATGCATTGGATTGCCTGAAAGTCCTCGTTGGTTAATCATTCGTAAAAAAAACACGGCCAAAGCTTCTGAAATTTTTTATACCATAAATCCAATTGCCAGCGAAAAAGAAATCACAGACCTTGTACACAATATTTCAATATCAACAAGTACTGAAAATAATAAAAGAACTTTTTTTACCAAGTCGATGTGGAAGCCTATTTCGCTAGCATTTTTTATTGCATTTTTTAATCAAATGTCTGGAATTAATGCTATATTATACTTTGCTCCGAGAATTTTTGAGTTAACAGGTTTAGGTCAAGAAGCCTCACTACTGCAATCTATTGGTATAGGATTGGTGAATTTGGTATTTACATTAATGGGTCTTTATTTGATCGATAAAGTGGGCAGAAAAACACTGCTTTATTGGGGTTCATTCGGATATATTATTTCCTTAGGTTTGTGCTCGTGGGCTTTCGCTTCTGGATTTGTTGAAATTGTTCCCTATTGCATTTTTGCATTTATTGCTGCACATGCTATCGGGCAAGGAGCTGTAATTTGGGTTTTCATTAGTGAAATATTTCCTAACCAATATCGCAATGCGGGTCAGTCATTGGGAAGTTTTACACATTGGTTTTTCGCTGCATTGTTAACATTAATATTCCCTAAGATGGTAACTATCTTTAATCCTGCTTTAATATTTGGTATATTTTGCATCCTGATGGTTGTTCAACTATTTTGGATAAAAATATGGGTTTTGGAAACTAAAGGAATAGCACTTGAAAATATGGAGAAGAAATTAGGTATTTAA
- a CDS encoding right-handed parallel beta-helix repeat-containing protein, which produces MQKFNLVNIVFFIFHITGFGNEYNIKSFGAIGDGVTINTIAIQKAIDKAHADGGGMVVIPAGKFVSGSIILKNRVGLHLDKRAILLGSVDFKDYIRLYKWMALILAENASNISISGKGTIDGRGAELGLHVDSLFYAGQIDSHNYHIAEKRPWHELRPHIIEFTGCRNIKITNVRIKNAASWVQSYEKCKNIIIHKIHVDSDAYWNNDGIDIVDCQNVQITNCFINASDDGICIKSEDFSLSQICDSIYIADCTIRSSASAVKFGTSLVSGARNVVIRNIKIYDTFRSAIAIEATQGGFIENVLVENIVAKNTGNAIFMRIGRVRGAEKAGPLRNVTIRNMKVIVPFEKPDINYKIRGPELPFFHNIFPSSITGNPGVYVENVIIENIKIRYPGKGNKAFSNLPLYRIKDVPELETSYPEFSMFGELPAWGFYVRHVKGILFKNIDLKIKEPDYRPAMVFDDTHNLRLESVKVRGDNKLSPIFYKDTTHVEFDNLKVYIKK; this is translated from the coding sequence ATGCAAAAATTTAATTTAGTTAATATTGTATTCTTTATATTTCATATTACAGGATTCGGCAATGAATATAACATCAAATCTTTTGGTGCTATAGGTGATGGTGTAACGATCAATACCATCGCAATACAAAAAGCAATTGATAAGGCACATGCTGATGGAGGTGGCATGGTAGTCATCCCAGCTGGTAAATTTGTTTCAGGATCAATTATTTTGAAAAATCGTGTAGGACTGCATCTTGATAAACGCGCTATATTATTGGGAAGTGTTGATTTTAAAGATTATATAAGACTCTATAAATGGATGGCTTTAATACTTGCAGAGAATGCTTCCAATATTTCAATAAGTGGAAAAGGAACTATTGATGGCAGAGGTGCTGAACTAGGATTGCATGTCGACAGCCTTTTTTATGCTGGCCAAATCGATAGTCATAATTATCATATTGCAGAAAAAAGACCATGGCACGAATTGCGGCCACATATCATTGAATTCACTGGTTGCCGCAATATTAAAATAACTAATGTCAGGATAAAAAATGCCGCTAGTTGGGTTCAATCTTATGAAAAATGTAAAAATATCATTATCCACAAGATTCATGTAGACAGCGATGCGTATTGGAACAATGATGGTATTGATATTGTAGATTGCCAAAATGTACAAATCACGAATTGTTTTATCAATGCATCAGACGATGGCATATGCATTAAATCAGAAGATTTTAGTTTATCCCAAATTTGCGATAGCATATACATTGCAGATTGCACCATACGTTCTAGTGCATCCGCAGTAAAGTTTGGCACATCCCTGGTGAGCGGCGCCAGAAATGTGGTAATTAGAAATATTAAAATCTACGATACTTTTAGATCCGCTATTGCTATTGAAGCCACGCAAGGTGGGTTTATCGAAAATGTACTCGTGGAAAATATCGTAGCAAAAAATACGGGGAACGCTATTTTTATGCGTATTGGCAGAGTGCGAGGTGCTGAAAAAGCCGGCCCATTGCGAAATGTCACCATCAGAAATATGAAAGTGATAGTACCCTTTGAAAAACCTGATATCAACTATAAAATAAGAGGTCCCGAATTGCCTTTCTTTCACAATATTTTTCCTTCGTCGATTACTGGCAATCCAGGTGTTTATGTAGAAAATGTGATTATTGAAAATATTAAAATCAGATATCCTGGCAAAGGAAATAAAGCCTTTTCCAACCTACCTCTATATCGTATAAAAGATGTGCCAGAACTTGAAACCAGCTACCCTGAATTTTCGATGTTTGGAGAACTACCAGCTTGGGGATTTTATGTCAGGCATGTAAAGGGCATACTTTTTAAGAATATTGATCTCAAAATTAAAGAACCCGATTATCGCCCTGCTATGGTGTTTGACGATACCCATAATTTAAGATTAGAATCCGTAAAAGTGCGCGGTGACAACAAACTATCTCCAATATTTTATAAAGATACCACCCATGTGGAATTTGATAATTTGAAAGTGTATATAAAAAAATAA
- a CDS encoding pentapeptide repeat-containing protein produces the protein MNRRLVYILLLIMSALLGWFFGFIKFPYIDVHDSFWLGFFGCLTGISLVTALIWLLNIKKTNPLFESTLHSKIGSTIHRIAIAKILISILFVSLLVLCIVGYSTNKKIKESLNHAQLDLAEWKHRESLEAQKNKISLLLDLIHTLDSTKMNIQNKSMVDKMTDRIVALSHAFKLHKEWDTETASYQYLSSERGMLLLALVNTQMDSTSFQKIKDNVSFSGANLKNVDLHGLNLNGIDLRYANLQYANLQATRLEHADLRGANLLGVNLNQASLYGANLIATKLNWSKINEAKLNWTRLDSADMTNATLQKSTLNYATLIHTVLSNAILNEADVSNCFLFGANISNANLTNAIFTKSTLTNANLEGVILNGAITEQDWLEKLNKKNQIGAQTILDKYQIVSNTTIKKDSLIYRLMPKTN, from the coding sequence ATGAATCGGAGGTTGGTATATATTCTATTACTCATCATGAGTGCACTCCTGGGCTGGTTCTTTGGTTTCATTAAGTTTCCATATATAGATGTTCATGATTCTTTTTGGCTTGGTTTTTTCGGATGTTTAACAGGGATTTCGTTGGTAACTGCCTTGATATGGCTATTGAATATTAAAAAAACAAACCCTCTTTTTGAATCCACATTACATTCTAAAATAGGTTCAACAATTCATAGGATTGCCATTGCTAAAATTTTGATTTCTATTTTATTTGTAAGCTTACTTGTGTTATGCATCGTAGGCTATTCAACAAATAAAAAAATCAAGGAAAGCTTAAATCATGCACAATTGGATTTAGCCGAATGGAAGCATCGGGAAAGCCTGGAAGCACAAAAAAATAAAATTTCGCTATTATTAGATTTGATTCACACCCTGGATTCCACTAAAATGAATATTCAGAATAAATCCATGGTGGATAAAATGACGGATCGCATAGTAGCCTTAAGTCATGCATTCAAATTACATAAAGAATGGGACACTGAAACCGCCTCCTATCAATACTTAAGTTCAGAAAGAGGCATGTTATTGCTCGCTTTGGTCAATACACAAATGGATTCTACTTCCTTTCAAAAGATAAAAGATAATGTGAGCTTTTCTGGAGCAAATTTAAAAAATGTAGACCTCCATGGTTTAAACTTAAATGGAATTGACCTGCGATACGCGAATTTACAATATGCAAACCTACAAGCTACAAGACTTGAGCATGCTGATCTAAGGGGTGCAAACTTGCTTGGTGTAAACTTAAATCAAGCTTCCCTTTATGGTGCCAATTTAATAGCCACAAAGTTAAATTGGTCTAAAATAAATGAAGCAAAATTAAATTGGACAAGATTAGATAGTGCTGATATGACAAATGCAACACTTCAAAAATCTACACTAAATTATGCAACGTTAATTCATACTGTGCTATCCAATGCCATCCTGAATGAAGCAGATGTAAGCAATTGTTTTTTGTTTGGGGCCAATATTTCTAATGCCAATCTAACGAATGCAATATTTACCAAAAGCACCCTAACCAATGCAAATCTAGAAGGAGTCATTCTGAATGGTGCAATTACAGAGCAAGATTGGTTGGAAAAGTTAAATAAAAAAAATCAAATTGGTGCACAGACCATACTTGATAAATACCAAATCGTTTCCAATACAACAATCAAAAAGGATTCTTTGATTTATCGTTTAATGCCTAAGACAAATTGA
- a CDS encoding DUF2200 domain-containing protein, with protein MKTTTAHDERFAKMTFATVYPLYLTKVEKKNRTKAELHQVIRWLTGYDEKKLQELIAEKVTFEFFFKNAKLNPNAKLITGVICGYRVEDIENTLTQQVRYLDKLVDELAKGRKMEKILRVV; from the coding sequence ATGAAAACGACAACAGCACACGATGAGCGCTTTGCAAAAATGACATTCGCTACAGTCTATCCACTTTATCTTACAAAAGTCGAGAAAAAAAACAGAACAAAAGCAGAATTACATCAAGTAATTAGGTGGCTAACCGGCTATGATGAAAAAAAACTGCAAGAACTCATTGCAGAAAAAGTAACATTTGAATTTTTTTTTAAGAATGCTAAGTTAAACCCTAATGCTAAACTCATCACTGGTGTAATCTGTGGTTATCGCGTCGAAGATATTGAAAACACCTTAACGCAGCAGGTAAGATATTTGGATAAGTTGGTAGATGAATTGGCTAAGGGACGTAAAATGGAGAAAATTTTAAGAGTTGTGTAA
- a CDS encoding SRPBCC family protein, whose translation MNILITFLLLLLGIIALILIIALFSKKNYKINREIIINAPLEKVFTYLKQLKNQDNFNKWVMVEPDMKREFKGIDGTVGFIYAWNGTKKAGAGEQEIKTIVEGKIIETEIRFIRPFAGIAFANITTESLTENQTKVYWSNASAMKYPMNIMVSMIEKMLAKDMNTSLSNLKYILEK comes from the coding sequence ATGAATATCTTAATTACTTTTTTACTTCTACTTTTAGGCATTATAGCTTTGATTTTAATCATTGCGCTTTTCTCGAAAAAGAACTATAAAATTAATCGTGAAATCATTATCAATGCGCCCCTTGAAAAAGTATTTACTTATTTAAAACAACTCAAAAACCAAGACAACTTTAATAAATGGGTAATGGTTGAACCCGACATGAAAAGAGAATTCAAAGGAATAGACGGGACCGTTGGATTTATTTATGCCTGGAATGGAACTAAAAAAGCAGGTGCAGGCGAACAGGAAATTAAAACCATTGTAGAAGGAAAAATCATTGAAACAGAAATTCGTTTTATAAGGCCCTTTGCAGGGATAGCTTTTGCAAATATAACTACAGAATCCTTAACTGAAAATCAAACAAAAGTATACTGGAGCAATGCAAGTGCCATGAAATATCCAATGAATATTATGGTTTCAATGATAGAAAAAATGCTGGCAAAAGATATGAATACGAGTCTATCAAATTTAAAATATATTCTTGAAAAATAA